CGGCGTTCTTCACGCCGCGGCTGACCGATCGGACTATCGACACTATGCCCTTCCCCCCGACACACCCGGCCCTGGAGCGCGCTCTGGCGGCCCAAGGCTACGCCGAGCCCACGCCTGTTCAGGACGCCGTCCTGGCCGAGGAGGCCGCAGGCCGTGACCTGCTGGTCTCCGCCCAGACCGGCTCGGGCAAGACGGTGGCGTTTGGTCTGGCGGCCGGCCCCACCCTGCTGGAGGGGGCTGAGAAGTTCGGACCGGCCGGCGCGCCCCTGGCCCTGGTGATCGCGCCCACCCGCGAACTGGCCATGCAGGTCAGCGTCGAACTGACCTGGCTCTATTCCCAGACCGGCGCCCGGGTGGAGACCTGCGTCGGCGGCATGGATCCGCGCCGCGAGCAGCGCGCCCTGGCCAATGGCGTCCACATCGTGGTGGGCACGCCGGGCCGTCTGAAGGACCACCTGGAGCGCGGCAACCTCGACCTGTCGGCCCTGCGCGTCGTGGTGCTCGACGAGGCCGACGAGATGCTCGACATGGGCTTCCGCGAGGACCTGGAAGAGATCCTGGACTCAGCGCCCGCCGGCCGGCGCACCCTGCTGTTCTCGGCCACCATCGCCCGCGAGATCGCGATGCTGGCCAAGCGCTATCAGACCGACGCCCTGCGCATCGACACCGTCAATCGGCACGAGCCGCACGGCGACATCGAGTACCGCGCCATCCGCGTGGCCCCCAACGAGGTCGAGAACGGCGTCGTCAACGTGCTGCGCTTCTTCGAAAGTCCTTCGGCCCTGGTGTTCTGCAACACCCGCGAGGGTGTGCGCCACATGCATGCGGCCCTGCGCGAGCGCGGCTTCGCCGTGGTCGGCCTCTCGGGCGAGCTCGGCCAGCGGGAGCGGTCCGACGCCCTGCAGGCCCTGCGCGACGGCCAGGCCCGGGTCTGCGTCGCCACCGACGTGGCCGCGCGTGGTCTCGACCTGCCTGACCTCGGCCTCGTGATCCACGCCGACCTGCCGGTGAACAAGGCCGGCCTGCTGCACCGTTCGGGGCGCACCGGCCGGGCGGGGAAGAAGGGCGTCTCCGTCCTGCTGGTCTCCTACACCCGCCGCCGCAAGGCCGAGCAGCTGCTGGCGTCGGCCAATATCGAGGCCGTCTGGCAAGGTCCGCCGACCCCGGAGATGATCCGCGAACGCGACCAGACCCGGCTGCTGGAGGACCCGATCCTCACCGAGCCCCTGGCCGAGGAGGACATGGCGCTGGCCAAGCTGGTGCTGGCCACCCGCACGCCGGAAGAGGTGGCCGCCGCCTTGATCCGCCTGCACCGCTCGCGCCTGCCGGCCGCCGAGGACCTGCACACCGATCCCCGCGACAGCCTGGGTCCGTCGTCGGGCCCCATGCCGCCCCGTGCCGACCGCTGGAGCCCTGACCGCGAAGGCCCGGTTGGCCGGCCTGAGCGTCTGGACCCCAACGAGGTCACCTGGTTCCGCATCAATGTCGGCCGCGCCAAGAACGCCGACCCCAAGTGGCTGATCCCGATGATCTGCCGCCTGGGCCACGTGACCAAGCCGGAGATCGGCTCCATCAAGATCTTCGACCAGGACACCAAGTTCGAGATCGCCAAGCACGCCGAGGCCAAGTTCGCCGCCGCCGTGAAGGCGACCATGAACGACGAGATCAAGATCGAGCCCACCGTGGCTCCGGCCTCGGGCCAGAAGACCGCCCCGCCGCGCGACGCCGGCGGTCCGCCCCGTGGCGCCCCGTCCTCGGACGGCCCGGCGCGGTCCTTCAAGACCGGCCCCCGTCCCGAGTACAAGGGCAAGAGCGAGGGCGGCTACAAGGGCAAGAACGACGGCCCGCCGCCGCGCTCGGAGTACAAGGGCAAGAGTGACGGCCCCTATAAGGGTCCGCCCAAGGAGGGCGGTGGCTACAAGGGCAAGCCCGAGAACTTCAAGGGTCCGCCCAAGGAAGGCGGCGGCTACAAGGGCAAGGCCGAGACCTTCAAAGGCCCGCCCAAGGCCGGCGGCTTCAAGAAGCCCTTCACCAAGAACAAGTCCAACGCCGGGCCGAAGGGGTAACACCCCGCTCACCCCGGCGCAGGCCGGCGCCCAGATACATGTGCCGAATATTGGATTCCTGGCTGAGGCCGTGACCTATGATCTGGGTCCCGGCCTTCGCCGGGATGAGCGGTGGAGATTTACTCCACCCCCGCCACCGTCGGCAGGGCGGCCAGGCCCACCCTCATCCCCTTGACGCTGGGGCCCTTCTCCAGGTCGATCCACTCGTCGAGGGCGTGGGCCCGGCCACCCTTGCCGCCCGAGCCGATGGTGACGGCGGGGGTGCCCAGGCTCATCGGCACATTGGCGTCGTGGGTGGCGGTGACAATGGCGGGTCGGTCGCGCCGACCGGACACTCGCCGATCGCCTTGGCCTCGACGATGTGGCGCATGGCGAAACCTGTGACCAAGTGTCCTTTCATGCCCCCGAACTGGGTAAATGAGGTGTTGAAAAGACCTCGTTTACCGATCCCGGTGCAGATGAGGACATGCAGAGCACCACGCGCCTGAATCTGGAGAACGCCGCCGGCCTGATTGTCGACGACAACAGCCAGGCGCTGGACCTGCTGGCCAGCGTTCTCAGCAGCTTTGGCATGAAGGATCTGCAGCGAGCCTCGAGCGCCATGGAGGCCATGGAGATCGTCAAGTCGCGCCGGGTCGACATCATCCTGACCGATGGACAGATGCCGGTTATGGATGGCTACGCCTTCGTCCGGTGGCTGCGGCACGAGAGCGGCGAGGCGACGCGGACGATTCCGGCCATCGTGGTCACCGCGCACTCGCGTCGCACACAGGTCATGCAGGCCCGCGACTGTGGCGCTAACTTCATCATCACCAAGCCCATCACCCCCAAGATCATCCTGGAACGGATTCTGTGGGTCGCCCAGGGCCGCCGGATGTTCATCGAGACCGATTCCTTCATCGGCCCTGATCGGCGCTTCAAGCAGTCAGGCATGCCAGCTGACTTCCCAGATGGCCGTCGTCGTGACGACAAGCCGGCTGAGGTGGCCTCCATGGCCGGTGATAACCTGTCTCAGGACGAACTGAACAACATGATCGCGCCCCAGAAAGTCGCCCTATGAGCGTCGTCCGCAAGTTCCACGTCACCACCAACCTCTCCAAGCTGATCAAGGCGCCGGGCGGCATGTATGTGCCTGAGGCGCTCAAGCGTGGCGAGGCTGCGGTCGAGGCTTCCCGCGAGACCTCCCTCGCCGAGGTGGACGAGGCTTTGGCGGCCATGGAGGCTCTAGTGGCCGCGCCGGACTTCGATCCGGAGGCGGTCTACAACCAGTCCGCGCGGCTGATCACCTTCTGCGGCGCTTGCTCCGACGACAGCTTGCTCACCGCGGCACGGTCCCTGTGCGAGCTGGTGGATCGCGCGGGCGAGGCTGGCCGTCGCGACGACCGCGGCGTGAAAGTGCACCTGGCCTCGCTGCGACTGCTGCATCGAAGCGAGGCGGACGAGGAAACCCGAAAGGCTATCCTGGCCGGTCTGGCCCAGGTGGTGGACCGCTACGAACGCGACGCCCAGGCCTAGACCTAGACAGATACGCCGAGAGCCTTGAGGGCGCGTTCCTTGATCGCCTTGTAGTCGACCTTGCCGTTGGGGGCGCGGCCGATGGTCTCGACCACCACCAGTTCGCGCGGCGCCTTGTAGGCGGCCAACTGCTCGCGGACATGGGCCGACAGATCAGGCAGGCTCAGCTCCGCCGCCCCATCGGCCTCCACCACCGCGCAGATGCGCTCGCCGAAGCGGGGGTCGGGAATGCCCACCACCACGGCGTCTCGGACGTGGGGATGGGTCTTCAGCGCCTCCTCCACCTCTTCGGGGAAGACCTTCTCGCCGCCGGTGTTGATGCACTGCGAGCCGCGGCCCAGCAGTTTCAGGGTGCCGTCGGCATTGACCATGGCCCAGTCGCCGGGAACGCTCCAGCGCTGGCCCTCGATGATCTGGAAGGTCTTGGCGCTCTTCTCAGGGTCCTTGTAGTAGCCCTGCGGCAGGAAGCCGGTGACCGCCACCAGGCCGCGCTCATTGGAGCCCGGCTGCACGCGCTGACCGTCCTCGGTGAACACCACGCAGTTGGGGCCCAGCATGAAGTCGGCGGTCTTGACCTCCGCCCCCGGCGCCGAGGCCGAGGCGCCGAGGCCCACGGCCTCCGACGAGCCAAAGGAGTCCATGATCATGGCGTTGGTGGCGTGGCGCAGCAGGCCGCGCTTGTTCTCCTGGCTCCACATCGAGCCGGACGAGCTCATCGACTTGACGCTGGAGAGGTCCCAGCGGCCCGGGCTGGCGTCCAAGGCCTCCAGCATCGGGGTGGAGAAGGCCAGGCCGACGATCACCACCCCGTCGGCCTGCAGCCGCTCGACCTCGTTCCACAGCTCAATGGCGCTGAACTGGCGCGAGGGCAGGACGGCGATGGCGCCGCCGAGGTTGAAGGTGATGAAGGCCGAGAACTGGCCGGTGCCGTGCATCAGCGGGCAGCAGACGATGTTCAGCGGCGGGCGCGGGCCGTCGAGCCGGTCGGCGGCCTCCTGCACGCTCTCCAGAGGTGGCACGCCCTGGGCGGCCTGGCCGCCCGCGCCGATGACGTTGAAC
The sequence above is drawn from the Phenylobacterium glaciei genome and encodes:
- a CDS encoding DEAD/DEAH box helicase, whose protein sequence is MPFPPTHPALERALAAQGYAEPTPVQDAVLAEEAAGRDLLVSAQTGSGKTVAFGLAAGPTLLEGAEKFGPAGAPLALVIAPTRELAMQVSVELTWLYSQTGARVETCVGGMDPRREQRALANGVHIVVGTPGRLKDHLERGNLDLSALRVVVLDEADEMLDMGFREDLEEILDSAPAGRRTLLFSATIAREIAMLAKRYQTDALRIDTVNRHEPHGDIEYRAIRVAPNEVENGVVNVLRFFESPSALVFCNTREGVRHMHAALRERGFAVVGLSGELGQRERSDALQALRDGQARVCVATDVAARGLDLPDLGLVIHADLPVNKAGLLHRSGRTGRAGKKGVSVLLVSYTRRRKAEQLLASANIEAVWQGPPTPEMIRERDQTRLLEDPILTEPLAEEDMALAKLVLATRTPEEVAAALIRLHRSRLPAAEDLHTDPRDSLGPSSGPMPPRADRWSPDREGPVGRPERLDPNEVTWFRINVGRAKNADPKWLIPMICRLGHVTKPEIGSIKIFDQDTKFEIAKHAEAKFAAAVKATMNDEIKIEPTVAPASGQKTAPPRDAGGPPRGAPSSDGPARSFKTGPRPEYKGKSEGGYKGKNDGPPPRSEYKGKSDGPYKGPPKEGGGYKGKPENFKGPPKEGGGYKGKAETFKGPPKAGGFKKPFTKNKSNAGPKG
- a CDS encoding response regulator, producing the protein MQSTTRLNLENAAGLIVDDNSQALDLLASVLSSFGMKDLQRASSAMEAMEIVKSRRVDIILTDGQMPVMDGYAFVRWLRHESGEATRTIPAIVVTAHSRRTQVMQARDCGANFIITKPITPKIILERILWVAQGRRMFIETDSFIGPDRRFKQSGMPADFPDGRRRDDKPAEVASMAGDNLSQDELNNMIAPQKVAL
- a CDS encoding AMP-binding protein; this translates as MSAWMFADVWEAIAAKQPGRPALIQGERVITWGQFDARADALAAHMVAAGITHDAKVAAYLYNGPEYMEVYYAAFKAGVSPINTNYRYGGEELVYLFDNADAQVVVFHAQFADMLDGLRHRLPSVKRYIAVAEPGHPVPDWADDYDAIVATPAPSRPFKAPWGRSPQDLLLLYTGGTTGMPKGVMWRQDDLFNVIGAGGQAAQGVPPLESVQEAADRLDGPRPPLNIVCCPLMHGTGQFSAFITFNLGGAIAVLPSRQFSAIELWNEVERLQADGVVIVGLAFSTPMLEALDASPGRWDLSSVKSMSSSGSMWSQENKRGLLRHATNAMIMDSFGSSEAVGLGASASAPGAEVKTADFMLGPNCVVFTEDGQRVQPGSNERGLVAVTGFLPQGYYKDPEKSAKTFQIIEGQRWSVPGDWAMVNADGTLKLLGRGSQCINTGGEKVFPEEVEEALKTHPHVRDAVVVGIPDPRFGERICAVVEADGAAELSLPDLSAHVREQLAAYKAPRELVVVETIGRAPNGKVDYKAIKERALKALGVSV